A portion of the Acipenser ruthenus chromosome 38, fAciRut3.2 maternal haplotype, whole genome shotgun sequence genome contains these proteins:
- the LOC131707064 gene encoding zinc finger protein 345-like, with protein sequence MDSVKMESVQIKEELPELELVPIRELLASLPIKQELCEMQCDSSQPEVSEIKAEHNELEIPQTEEPLPFKEEVLEVVRIKWEPPEVEFDHMEPGKEESEDFKPNIPELEPVRLRECSVVLERICVREEGSTNRTRGSGKEDRSSYSECSLAGSSPAAKARVCGEEYPDCGKGFTQIRHFQTGEKPYRCSDCGKSFHKSSYLQTHHRIHTGEKPYRCSDCGKSFSQLGNLKAHQQIHTAKKPYCCSDCGKSFNHSTNLKRHQRFHTGKKPYCCSDCGKTFHNSTHLKSHQRIHTGEKPYCCSDCGNSFSQLGNLKAHQQIHTGEKPYCCSDCGKSFNQSTNLKRHQRIHTEKPYCCSDCGKSFRKTAHLKRHQRIHKGENPYCCSDCGKSFRTLAHLKSHQRIHTGEKPYRCSDCGKTFSQLTSLKRHQRVHTAEKPYHCSDCEKSFSMSQSLKEHQRFHTGEKPYSCSDCGKTFRKSTYLKSHQRIHTGENPYCCSDCGNSFSQLGNLKAHQRIHTGEKPYCCSDCGKSFRQLGNLKAHQRIHTGEKPYCCSDCGKSFRKSAHLERHQRVHTGEKPYRCSDCGNSFSQLTSLKRHQRIHTRENPYCCSDCGKSFSGSRKLKRHQRMHTGEKP encoded by the exons ATGGACAgcgtgaagatggaatctgtccagattaaagaggagctccctgaacttgaactggtccccattagagagttactggcttccctccccattaaacaggagctctgtgagatgcaatgtgacagcagccagccagaggtctctgagattaaagctgagcacaatgaattggagatcccccagacagaagaaccccttccttttaaagaagaggtgctggaagtTGTCCGTATTAAatgggagccccctgaagtagagtttgaccacatggaaccagggaaggaggaatccgaggacttcaaaccaaacatccctgagctggagcctgtacgcctgcgggagtgtagcgtggtgctggagagaatctgcgtgagagaggaAGGTTCAACCAACCGCACACGAGGCAGTGGAAAGGAGGACAGGAGTTCGTATTCAGagtgcagtctagcag gttcaagtccagcagctaaagcgagggtgTGCGGTgaagaatatcctgactgtgggaaaggtttcacccagatAAGGCATTTTcaaacaggagagaaaccataccgctgctctgactgtgggaagagtttccatAAGTCGTCATACCTTCAAACACACCatcgaattcacacaggagagaaaccgtatcgctgctctgactgtgggaagagttttagtcagttaggaaacctgaaagcacatcagcaaattcacacagcaaagaaaccgtattgctgctctgactgtgggaaaagtttcaatCATTCGACAaatctgaaaagacaccagcgatttcacacaggaaagaaaccgtactgttgctctgactgtgggaagacttTCCATAACTCAACACACCTTAAAagccaccagcgaattcacacaggagagaaaccgtattgctgctctgactgtgggaacagtttcagtcagttaggaaacctgaaagcacaccagcaaattcacacaggagagaaaccatattgctgttctgactgtgggaagagtttcaatcagtcgacaaacctgaaaagacaccagcgaattcacacagagAAACCAtactgctgctctgactgtgggaagagtttccgtaaGACGGCACACCtcaaaagacaccagcgaattcacaaagGAGAGAACCCGtactgctgctctgactgtgggaagagtttccgtacATTGGCACACCTTAAAagtcaccagcgaattcacacaggagagaaaccttatcgctgctctgactgtgggaagacttTCAGTCAGTTGACAagccttaaaagacaccagcgagttcacacagcagagaaaccgtatcactgctctgactgtgagaAGAGTTTCAGTATGTCACAAAGCCTGAAAGAACACCAGCGatttcacacaggagagaaaccgtactcctgctctgactgtgggaagacttTCCGTAAGTCGACATATCTTAAAAgccaccagagaattcacacaggagagaacccatactgctgctctgactgtgggaacagtttcagtcagttaggaaacctaaaagcacaccagcgaattcacacaggagagaaaccgtactgctgctctgactgtgggaagagtttcagacagttaggaaacctaaaagcacaccagcgaattcacacaggagagaaaccgtactgctgctctgactgtgggaagagtttccgtaaGTCGGCCCACCTTGAACGACAtcagcgagttcacacaggagagaaaccttatcgctgctctgactgtgggaacaGTTTCAGTCAGTTGACAagccttaaaagacaccagcgaattcacacaagAGAGAACCCGtactgctgctctgactgtggaaagagtttcagtggttcaagaaaactgaaaagacaccagcgaatgcacacaggagagaaaccgtaa
- the LOC117433604 gene encoding fish-egg lectin-like, with amino-acid sequence MRASLLVLAVFVGSSLALVCQEIDGRLTQIDVSNGQVFGVNSGNSIYTRYGNSWAQVPGALKHVTVGPSGVWGVNTENFIYKLVGGRWIQIPGLLKQIDAGGDLFVSGVNMQDNIFCLNRDATVTTRGGESCIPWNLLPGALKYYSCGPYSCWGVNSIDQIFVMKGVTPDACMGSKAWELVPGALSMIEVSTDGSVYGVNSAKDVFRRDGVSAANPAGTGWTYLSMCGKSKHVSYDLGVLWVISLEEKILTCS; translated from the exons ATGAGAGCTTCTCTACTCGTCCTGGCTGTGTTCGTGGGCTCCAGCCTGG CGCTGGTCTGCCAAGAGATTGACGGCCGCCTCACGCAGATCGACGTCAGCAACGGACAGGTGTTCGGAGTGAACAGCGGAAACTCGATCTACACTCGCTACGGAAACAGCTGGGCACAGGTCCCAGGTGCCCTCAAACACGTGACCGTGGGGCCCTCTGGAGTCTGGGGCGTCAACACGGAAAATTTCATCTACAAGCTGGTTGGGGGACGCTGGATACAAATTCCAG GTCTACTGAAGCAGATTGACGCGGGAGGCGACCTATTCGTCTCTGGAGTCAACATGCAGGACAACATCTTCTGCCTGAATCGCGATGCCACGGTGACCACGCGTGGTGGTGAGAGCTGCATTCCCTGGAACTTGCTTCCCGGGGCCCTCAAGTACTACTCCTGTGGCCCCTACAGCTGCTGGGGGGTGAACTCGATCGACCAGATCTTCGTGATGAAGGGGGTGACCCCGGACGCCTGCATGGGCAGCAAGGCATGGGAGCTGGTCCCCGGAGCGCTGTCCATGATCGAGGTGTCCACCGACGGCAGCGTGTACGGGGTCAACTCTGCTAAGGACGTGTTCCGCAG ggacGGGGTCAGCGCTGCTAATCCTGCCGGCACTGGCTGGACCTATCTGAGCATGTGCGGGAAAAGCAAGCACGTGTCATATGACCTGGGTGTGCTCTGGGTGATCAGTCTAGAGGAAAAGATCCTGACCTGCAGCTAA
- the LOC117433796 gene encoding fish-egg lectin-like → MRASLLVLAVFVGSSLALVCQEIDGRLTQIDVSNGQVFGVNSGNSIYTRYGNSWVQLPGALKHVTVGPAGVWGVDTEYFIYKLVGGRWVQIPGLLKQIDAGGDLFVSGVNMQDNIFCLNRDATVTTRGGESCIPWNLLTGALKYYSCGPYSCWGVNSIDQIFVMKGVTPDACMGSKAWEQVPGALSMIEVSTDGSVYGVNSAKDVFRRDGVSAANPAGTGWTYLSMCGKSKHVSYDLGVLWVISLEEKILTCS, encoded by the exons ATGAGAGCTTCTCTACTCGTCCTGGCTGTGTTCGTGGGCTCCAGCCTGG CGCTGGTCTGCCAAGAGATTGACGGCCGCCTCACGCAGATCGACGTCAGCAACGGACAGGTGTTCGGAGTGAACAGCGGAAACTCGATCTACACTCGCTACGGAAACAGCTGGGTGCAGCTCCCAGGTGCCCTCAAACACGTGACCGTGGGGCCCGCTGGAGTCTGGGGCGTGGACACAGAATATTTCATCTACAAGCTGGTTGGGGGACGCTGGGTACAAATTCCAG GTCTACTGAAGCAGATTGACGCGGGAGGCGACCTATTCGTCTCTGGAGTCAACATGCAGGACAACATCTTCTGCCTGAATCGCGATGCCACGGTGACCACGCGTGGTGGCGAGAGCTGCATTCCCTGGAACTTGCTAACCGGGGCCCTCAAGTACTACTCCTGTGGCCCCTACAGCTGCTGGGGGGTGAACTCGATCGACCAGATCTTCGTGATGAAGGGGGTGACCCCGGACGCCTGCATGGGCAGCAAGGCGTGGGAGCAGGTCCCCGGAGCGCTGTCCATGATCGAGGTGTCCACCGACGGCAGCGTGTACGGGGTCAACTCTGCTAAAGACGTGTTCCGCAG ggacGGGGTCAGCGCTGCTAATCCTGCCGGCACTGGCTGGACCTATCTGAGCATGTGCGGGAAAAGCAAGCACGTGTCATATGACCTGGGTGTGCTCTGGGTGATCAGTCTAGAGGAAAAGATCCTGACCTGCAGCTAA